One Helianthus annuus cultivar XRQ/B chromosome 7, HanXRQr2.0-SUNRISE, whole genome shotgun sequence genomic region harbors:
- the LOC110884444 gene encoding cysteine-rich repeat secretory protein 55, whose product MAFTLQYLIIFSLCILYVESTDPSAQLCNENSNTTTSEIKKNIDSLLTTLVQATSKSGYSATSLGSGQSRVYGLAQCRGDVPSDECSTCIQTAAKEIKKVCPDRVDARLWYEYCFIRYNTENFFGQVDTGYGTFYYNVENVTDPKTFNSALGALMYRINSLASAPGNKGIAKDETKLTDFVTLYALSQCTQDLSQLSCRQCLAIAVGNFPTYCDSKKGCRIIYSSCYVRYELYPFFFPLDAKSALESSSMTNYVSVIKKH is encoded by the coding sequence ATGGCCTTTACTCTCCAATATCTCATTATCTTTTCCTTATGCATTCTTTATGTAGAATCAACAGACCCATCTGCCCAGTTATGCAACGAAAACTCAAACACCACAACatctgaaataaaaaaaaatatcgaTTCACTTCTAACCACACTGGTCCAAGCCACTTCCAAATCGGGATATAGTGCCACCTCATTAGGCTCAGGTCAATCCCGAGTTTATGGTCTAGCCCAGTGCCGAGGGGATGTTCCCAGCGATGAGTGCTCGACTTGCATCCAAACCGCcgcaaaagaaataaaaaaagttTGTCCAGACCGGGTTGATGCTAGGCTTTGGTACGAATATTGCTTCATCCGGTACAACACAGAAAACTTCTTTGGGCAAGTTGACACGGGGTACGGAACGTTTTACTATAATGTTGAAAACGTAACGGACCCAAAAACGTTCAATAGCGCTCTGGGAGCACTTATGTATCGGATTAATTCATTAGCGAGTGCGCCTGGTAACAAAGGTATCGCGAAAGATGAGACTAAGTTGACAGATTTTGTGACACTTTATGCTTTGTCTCAGTGTACACAAGATTTGTCACAGCTTTCGTGTAGGCAATGCTTAGCGATTGCTGTTGGGAATTTTCCGACTTATTGCGACAGCAAGAAAGGGTGTAGAATTATATATAGCAGTTGTTATGTTAGATATGAATTGTATCCTTTTTTCTTTCCACTTGATGCGAAGTCCGCTCTCGAAAGCTCTTCGATGACAAACTACGTATCCGTCATTAAAAAACATTGA